From Fibrobacter sp. UWB4, the proteins below share one genomic window:
- the cas6e gene encoding type I-E CRISPR-associated protein Cas6/Cse3/CasE, which translates to MFISVLRLSRSDVQQIAVCNQGVFDAYTLHKTVYSMFPKESEETRSFLYADHGGDFNEKRILILSKNLPKEPQIGKVETQEVPSQFLQQEYYGFEVLMNPVRCDSKTKKKIPIRGNDKETLKHWFLEKAVANGFEVVSDSLSIGNTSVLQFHKDKQKVVLGKASFKGRLKVTDREKFINAFEKGLGKGKAYGFGLFQIVPLTNVTV; encoded by the coding sequence ATGTTTATATCTGTTTTACGATTAAGTCGGAGTGATGTTCAACAGATTGCCGTATGTAATCAGGGTGTTTTTGATGCATACACTCTGCATAAAACGGTATATTCGATGTTCCCAAAGGAATCTGAGGAAACAAGAAGCTTTTTATATGCAGATCATGGTGGCGATTTCAATGAAAAAAGAATTTTGATTCTTTCGAAAAATTTGCCAAAGGAGCCTCAAATAGGAAAAGTTGAAACACAAGAAGTCCCGTCGCAATTTTTGCAACAGGAATATTACGGTTTCGAGGTTTTGATGAATCCTGTTCGTTGTGATTCTAAAACGAAAAAGAAAATTCCCATTAGAGGGAATGATAAAGAAACTTTGAAACATTGGTTTTTAGAAAAGGCCGTAGCAAATGGATTTGAGGTTGTTTCAGATTCATTGTCTATTGGGAATACTTCGGTTTTACAATTCCATAAGGACAAGCAGAAAGTTGTTCTTGGAAAAGCCTCTTTCAAAGGCCGCCTTAAGGTCACTGACCGAGAAAAGTTTATTAATGCATTTGAAAAAGGACTGGGAAAAGGAAAAGCGTATGGCTTTGGACTTTTCCAAATTGTTCCACTAACAAATGTAACTGTCTAA
- the casB gene encoding type I-E CRISPR-associated protein Cse2/CasB, which yields MADENKQKEPSLVAKIFARCKNDKGFAATLKRADNPDTAYQAWEILATYGVPLDKDFKRLPYALVLAAVARSSNDQDGKLGLGAALAKAYQDEKGNVGDAAKPKLRRILACDDVVEVCQVLRPILQLICSRGVGISFEKLLNDLKYFNSEKTLASWAQDFFGSKSKENEEP from the coding sequence ATGGCTGATGAAAATAAACAGAAAGAACCATCATTGGTGGCAAAGATTTTTGCTCGTTGCAAAAATGATAAGGGATTTGCAGCAACTCTAAAGAGAGCTGATAATCCTGATACCGCTTATCAGGCATGGGAAATTTTAGCGACCTATGGTGTTCCGCTGGATAAAGACTTTAAAAGATTGCCTTATGCTTTGGTTCTTGCCGCTGTTGCAAGGTCTTCTAATGATCAGGACGGAAAACTTGGCTTAGGTGCTGCTTTGGCTAAGGCGTATCAAGATGAAAAGGGAAATGTTGGTGATGCTGCAAAACCTAAGTTGCGTCGAATTTTGGCTTGTGATGATGTGGTTGAAGTATGTCAAGTGCTACGTCCTATTTTGCAATTGATTTGTAGTAGAGGTGTTGGCATCTCTTTTGAAAAACTGTTAAATGATTTGAAATATTTTAATTCTGAAAAAACATTGGCTTCTTGGGCGCAGGATTTCTTTGGCTCAAAGTCTAAAGAAAACGAGGAGCCGTAA
- the casA gene encoding type I-E CRISPR-associated protein Cse1/CasA — protein sequence MKENRFNLIDEPWIPVVGKGKVGLRQIFADESIAALGGNPVEKIAVFKLLLAIAQSVITPKDESEWKSLGVKGLQERVSDYLEKWYDSFWLYGEKPFLQMPELKKKAEALSKKEKREPYKIGNGTFADLMAENNTCVTQYDFRDVSQNDSDKALFLLAVINFAFYGKQPNQELSLEKNLKKNVIAKPGASLGFSNYLHSFGLVENVVTSVYYNLLSEQNVRSYTWLSEGVGKPFWEMMPTTESDCVTETSKKTLLGHLIPLSRYVLMVDNGLYFTEGVIYHLAKSEKKKGQSVENWIETSMSWYLEKDEIKALNADISKKPWRMLTSMLSLSDTERKYCNLGLSLFINRISEYDKVFSIWSGGIDVSGDSFGKKIKNNDDYVESEIQLHSSAFGDSFCNKLFEQMRKLDEFCSDLQKFVVGYNVEIRGGKSSKNARQIGSQNIPSVESDYWQQCEGVFQRIVDTCSIENTDQYNQEMDKINAQIWQFVKQIYNQYCPNQSARQLEAWAKNFPKKFEKKRLS from the coding sequence ATGAAAGAGAATAGATTTAATTTGATTGATGAACCTTGGATTCCTGTTGTTGGAAAGGGAAAAGTTGGATTAAGGCAAATCTTTGCTGATGAATCCATCGCAGCTCTTGGAGGAAATCCTGTTGAAAAAATTGCTGTATTCAAATTGCTTTTGGCTATAGCACAAAGTGTGATAACTCCGAAGGATGAATCCGAATGGAAATCTTTGGGGGTAAAAGGGCTACAAGAGCGAGTTTCCGATTATTTAGAGAAATGGTATGACAGTTTTTGGCTTTATGGTGAAAAACCGTTCTTGCAAATGCCTGAATTGAAGAAAAAAGCAGAGGCATTGTCCAAAAAGGAAAAAAGAGAACCTTATAAAATAGGGAATGGTACTTTTGCTGATTTAATGGCTGAAAATAATACTTGCGTAACGCAATATGATTTTAGGGATGTTTCTCAAAACGATTCTGATAAAGCATTATTTTTATTGGCTGTCATTAATTTTGCATTTTATGGGAAACAACCAAATCAAGAACTTTCTTTAGAGAAAAATCTTAAAAAGAATGTAATAGCAAAGCCTGGTGCTAGTTTAGGATTTTCCAATTATCTACATTCATTCGGACTTGTTGAAAATGTTGTTACATCTGTTTATTATAACTTGCTTTCAGAGCAAAATGTAAGATCTTATACTTGGTTGTCTGAAGGAGTGGGTAAACCATTTTGGGAAATGATGCCAACAACCGAAAGTGATTGTGTAACAGAAACTTCGAAAAAAACATTATTAGGTCATTTAATACCATTGTCAAGATATGTGTTAATGGTAGATAATGGCTTGTACTTTACTGAAGGTGTTATTTATCATTTAGCCAAATCAGAAAAGAAAAAGGGGCAAAGTGTAGAAAATTGGATTGAAACTAGTATGTCATGGTATCTAGAAAAGGATGAAATAAAAGCGTTAAATGCCGATATTTCTAAGAAACCTTGGAGAATGTTGACATCAATGTTGTCTTTATCGGATACGGAAAGGAAGTATTGCAATTTGGGCTTGTCTTTATTCATAAATCGTATTTCAGAATATGATAAAGTATTTTCTATATGGTCTGGAGGTATTGATGTTTCCGGAGATTCGTTTGGAAAGAAAATAAAGAATAATGATGATTATGTTGAGTCTGAAATTCAATTGCATTCAAGCGCTTTTGGTGATTCTTTTTGCAATAAGCTTTTTGAACAAATGAGAAAACTCGACGAATTTTGCTCTGATTTGCAAAAATTTGTTGTTGGGTATAATGTGGAGATTAGAGGGGGGAAGTCTTCAAAAAATGCAAGGCAGATCGGATCGCAAAATATTCCAAGCGTAGAATCGGATTATTGGCAGCAGTGTGAAGGTGTTTTCCAACGAATTGTTGACACCTGTTCGATTGAAAATACAGACCAATATAATCAGGAAATGGATAAAATCAATGCTCAGATTTGGCAATTTGTAAAACAGATTTATAACCAATATTGTCCGAACCAATCGGCTCGTCAATTGGAAGCTTGGGCTAAAAATTTCCCTAAAAAGTTTGAAAAGAAGAGGTTATCATAA
- the cas3 gene encoding CRISPR-associated helicase Cas3', with translation MLGKCLNNTQKRQIEAFSPEKCLAKLVDDNLTGEKKPGISVAEHCLITGFVAEELCKSLIDNVKAILTESAPFFASIHDVGKISPDFQRMIYTSWLGNVKDFPQLQSANENRAKRKDVSFHGKVSQVSIESSFPEQKMLATIEGMHHGFKPNFSPVAENSDIYGGDNWTTLRHKLIENLKQSFPYSGSNNLNEWNQACVIGGFITVADWIASGGYFGNIQQNHSYSKDDLKSIAHRAVHNAGFIPLSIKSGLQFEDIFGFTPRKIQSDLFESVTSPGVYVLEAPMGLGKTEAALYAAYKMLEKGLASGIYFGLPTQLTSNKIYERVESFLSKIVGEESSYCLKLLHSSAWLEEDSFGEDAKVGKSWFDSKKRRILAPFAVGTIDQALMAAMNVKHSMVRAFGLAGKVVILDEVHSYDSYTGTIMNALVDELKHIGCTVIILSATLTSSQKKKILNLPLEQVLNESYPLISSQTDKSFSEISSLGESNRKVSIQISKDDKKAFDVALEKAENGEQVLWIENTVAEAQDAYKKLAAKSAEMGLECGLIHSRFIKKQRSEIENKWVLLYGKNGYSKRSTCGRILVGTQVLEQSIDIDADYLITRICPMDMLLQRIGRLWRHRENDKIRPSTAKCETLVLSPVIDDFIKSDKVFGVTGVVYSPYVLSRTLEVLKSVEAINLPNDIRGLLEGVYQERQEEGILAKMKTDLLGKQSHLQGLARVGLSSAISTLPESAVQTRYSDVDTVSVLLLESFEVEENGVEIKFWNESEAIVLPKYPSSERQKRELSKKIVDHCVIIAKKDAPSIESHIKYFENYVYLGNAKDKEDDEECLFRAVIVDKDCSFRDLNRNRLDENSKKMLYTKSVGYKIEK, from the coding sequence ATGTTAGGAAAATGCTTAAATAATACTCAAAAACGTCAAATTGAAGCTTTTTCACCAGAAAAATGCTTGGCAAAGCTTGTTGATGACAATCTGACTGGTGAAAAGAAACCCGGTATTTCCGTTGCGGAACATTGCTTGATAACGGGTTTTGTTGCTGAGGAATTGTGCAAGTCCTTAATTGATAATGTGAAGGCGATACTGACAGAATCAGCTCCGTTTTTTGCGTCTATACATGATGTTGGAAAGATTAGTCCGGATTTTCAGCGGATGATATACACTTCTTGGCTTGGTAATGTCAAAGATTTTCCGCAGTTGCAAAGTGCTAATGAAAATAGGGCAAAGCGAAAAGATGTGAGTTTTCACGGAAAGGTTTCTCAAGTATCTATTGAAAGTAGCTTTCCTGAACAAAAAATGCTAGCAACCATTGAGGGAATGCATCACGGCTTTAAACCGAATTTTAGCCCAGTTGCGGAGAATAGCGATATTTATGGCGGCGATAATTGGACCACATTACGGCATAAGCTTATTGAGAACTTGAAGCAGAGTTTCCCTTATTCGGGGTCAAATAATTTAAACGAATGGAATCAAGCGTGTGTTATAGGCGGTTTTATTACCGTTGCGGACTGGATTGCTTCTGGTGGTTATTTTGGGAATATTCAGCAAAATCATTCTTATAGTAAAGATGATTTGAAAAGTATTGCTCATAGGGCTGTCCATAATGCTGGTTTTATACCACTTTCTATAAAGTCAGGACTGCAATTTGAAGATATTTTTGGCTTTACTCCTAGAAAAATTCAGTCGGATCTTTTTGAATCAGTTACTTCTCCTGGTGTTTATGTATTAGAAGCCCCGATGGGCTTAGGAAAAACAGAAGCGGCCCTTTATGCGGCTTATAAAATGCTGGAAAAAGGTCTTGCTTCTGGAATTTACTTTGGCCTTCCGACTCAATTGACATCCAATAAAATTTATGAACGAGTGGAATCGTTCCTTAGTAAAATCGTGGGCGAAGAATCCTCGTATTGCTTAAAGTTGCTGCATAGTTCTGCTTGGCTTGAAGAAGATTCTTTTGGTGAAGATGCCAAAGTTGGCAAGTCTTGGTTTGATTCTAAGAAAAGAAGAATTTTGGCTCCGTTTGCCGTTGGCACTATTGACCAAGCACTTATGGCTGCAATGAATGTCAAGCATAGCATGGTGCGAGCATTTGGCCTGGCAGGGAAAGTAGTAATTCTTGATGAGGTGCATAGCTACGATTCCTATACTGGAACGATAATGAATGCCCTTGTTGATGAATTAAAGCATATTGGATGTACAGTAATCATTTTAAGTGCTACGCTGACATCATCTCAGAAAAAGAAAATTTTGAATCTACCGCTTGAACAAGTCTTAAACGAAAGTTATCCCTTAATTTCAAGCCAAACGGACAAGTCTTTTTCTGAAATTTCGAGTTTGGGAGAATCCAACCGGAAGGTTTCTATTCAAATAAGTAAAGATGATAAAAAGGCTTTTGATGTCGCTTTAGAAAAAGCAGAAAACGGAGAACAGGTTCTTTGGATAGAAAATACAGTTGCTGAAGCTCAGGATGCATACAAGAAACTTGCTGCAAAATCTGCCGAAATGGGCTTAGAATGTGGTTTAATTCATTCTAGATTTATAAAGAAACAGCGCTCTGAAATTGAAAATAAGTGGGTCTTGCTGTATGGGAAAAACGGCTATTCCAAGCGAAGTACTTGTGGACGAATTTTGGTAGGAACGCAAGTCCTAGAACAATCTATTGATATTGATGCGGATTATTTGATAACCAGGATTTGCCCGATGGATATGCTTTTGCAAAGAATCGGGCGCTTATGGCGACATCGCGAAAATGATAAAATTCGTCCTTCGACAGCAAAATGCGAAACACTTGTCCTTTCGCCTGTTATTGATGATTTTATAAAAAGTGATAAAGTTTTTGGCGTGACGGGTGTGGTGTATAGCCCCTATGTTCTGAGCCGAACACTTGAGGTTTTGAAAAGCGTAGAAGCTATTAATTTGCCGAATGATATTCGTGGGCTGTTGGAAGGCGTTTACCAAGAGCGGCAGGAAGAAGGAATCCTTGCTAAAATGAAAACTGATTTGCTGGGAAAACAGTCTCATTTGCAAGGACTCGCTAGGGTCGGCTTATCTTCAGCTATTTCAACATTGCCAGAATCTGCTGTACAGACACGATATTCTGATGTTGATACGGTTTCTGTGTTGTTGTTAGAATCTTTCGAAGTTGAAGAAAATGGAGTTGAAATAAAGTTCTGGAATGAATCAGAGGCGATTGTTTTGCCTAAATACCCGTCAAGTGAAAGACAAAAAAGAGAATTGTCAAAAAAAATCGTGGATCATTGTGTAATTATAGCCAAAAAAGATGCACCTTCGATAGAGAGTCATATTAAATATTTTGAGAATTACGTGTATCTTGGCAATGCCAAAGATAAAGAGGATGATGAAGAATGCTTGTTCAGAGCGGTTATTGTGGATAAAGACTGCTCATTTAGGGATTTAAATCGAAATCGTTTAGACGAAAACTCCAAAAAAATGTTATATACAAAGAGTGTTGGTTATAAAATTGAAAAGTAA